The Culex pipiens pallens isolate TS chromosome 2, TS_CPP_V2, whole genome shotgun sequence DNA window GCGCCCACAACCGGTGCCGAGTATCCCCAAGCGTTATCATAGACTGGCAGACCACCGTACACTCCAGCAGAATAACCTGGATAGCTGGCCACCGGCGCATAACGATGAGACAGTCCCTTTCCGTACACTCCGTAGGGTGGCCACACCGAGGTGCTCACCGGAACCGGAACCGCTTGGGGAAGCACCGAGGACACGTACGATGGCTCAGCGGCAACAACGGCCAGAGCAATGGCGACAAGGGCGATGAAGATCTGTGGAATGAGAGTGTTagtcaaaaaaaacttatttattttaaaatcttaccttcatttttgaagttgcTGATGTTCTTCACTAAGTGACTATAGCAAGCGAATGATGTCAACGACCAGTTTTGCTCTTCATTTATACGATTTCAAACGATGATTGAATTTTGAACTTGAACTTCCATTTACTTGATGATTCATAAATCACATCCTTTGCCAAAAACGATTGTTCCAAACTCTACCACATCAGGACACAAATTTGTTGGCCTATAAAAACGGTAGGCTTGTTCCAAAAAAGTCACAGTTTTATAGCAGCTCATCAAGTATCAAGCCAACAATAAGTCAACCAACTGTAACAATGAAGGTGAGCTATATGGACTTACTGCTAACGAAAATGGCATCAAATAACGATTTTACCCCAATTGCAGATCTTCGTCGCACTCCTGTTCACCACTCTGGCCGTCGCATCGCAGGCATCCTATCTGCCGTCGGCTTGGCCGTACGCCAATGGCTTGAACTCCTGGAACAACTGGAACGGACATCTCGGCTATCCCTATGCCAGTGGTCTGTCCGCAGGTTGGCCAGCGGCCTCTGTCTATGGAGGTCTGTACGGAGGGCATAAGACCGTAGTCCAAGCCAACCTGGGCCATAACGCCTACCCATATGCTGGAGCCTGGTCCGGTGCCGGATGGCCAGCGACTTCCGTCTACGGTGGTCTGTATGGAGGACTGTACGGAGGACACAAGACCGTTGTGCAGGCCAACCTTGGACATGAGGCCGCTTATCCGTGGGGACAGCCATGGGGAACCTACGGAGCAGGTGTGTATGGAGCTGGCTGGGGCCATCACGGACTTGCCCAGACTGTTGTGCCGGTTTCGAAGCAGATTGCGGCCACTCCAGGATCGGTTCATGTTTCCCCAGTCCCAGTTGGTGGCGAGAAGGTCGTTGTggtttaaaattggaaaaatagaatcaaataaaacaactgataaattttaaatttgctttaGTTTCTCggatagttttgaaaaaatatttggtgtTTTCCTGGTACCAGAAagacattttcattttaaagattATTTGATTCTTAAAATGGTTTATGATtttacaagctcttcccggcaaacttcgtcctgcccttttttggtttcctgacgtttcttgcttgtatgctaattcagcctcctgtgatcaaaatttgattttacgtagcttttcccatacaatctgcagattttccggaatcggttccagagtggccaaagttgtaattttatggcgtaagaaccttccttggacttttacgaacccaacgcaacaaaaagcacctcgctacgacgctccgtattgaactgattcgcgttcgaacaaaaccgtcgaaattttttatatataggggaaatatacccattttaatcactctaagccgttcgaccaattgtcatcacttttgccgttttccgctattaaataacattttcagatgtatcaacaatggagagttgcttgctcacttttatttgatctatttattacttttgaatactgaaaaacactttataaaagctgtaattcatgatcaaagtgctgataggccgataatagaaataaagctgaaaaagggtatagttcccctatagataatattttacaattcttttcataaaatcagttttcgtCGATTACAAGTTGATCGATTTAGGgtatttttcgaagtttttgtgttttttttttcttgtcatttattaacatttgtagtgcgccattgcatcggaatgcattgaaacatcacaagcgttaaagcggccaggcctactgagtgttcgaacaacaacacaattctgaatcgacagggaggaagaagcgtggggactaggatgtaacaaaaatgactttttggcgggcattcgggggtttgttccggtgggcatactgagcccaaatcccaaatatgagcttgattggacgtaacaggagctggcgctccgcccttcaattttaaatgggatttaacccgtaaaaaaagattttttcaaaaatgtcaattttcgaggcattttggccactgaagcgtttaccaaaaacatcactggcgtgtaggccagatccttgcgcatcttttggtatatataacattgaagtttggagcacgctggagctcggtacagaccttcaaagtttggcattttttcggaaaaccggccccggcaaaaaagatatgcgtcgcgtctcacgacgcccgagacgccatttgattttgctgggaccgatttttcgaaaaaaataccaaactttgaaggtctgtaccgagctccagggtgctccaaacttcaatgttatatataccaaaagatgcgcaaagatctggcctacacgccagtgatgtttttggtaaacgcttcagtggccaaaatgcctcgaTGGTTTATGATTTtacaattgtcatttttttttttgattttacaattgtcatttttgaaaaaatctttttttacgggttaaatcccatttaaaattgaagggcggagcgccagctcctgttacgtccaatcaagctcatatttgggatttgggctcagtatgcccaccggaacaaacccctgaatgcccgccaaaaagtcatttttgttacatcctagtggggacacaccaccatacgctccgagatttggttgtattcgttgggagcaccatgctaagaaggtttggtattccgggaccctctgggatgggacattgtatttccacgaatgcccttgACACTATTTgtcgtggttatagcgccacaactcgctctctgtaacagtattcctaattcctaattccagtccacgctcaccaagtcgtcctAAATCCAGTCCACgcttaccaagtcgtcatggcatagtggttagcatttttgcttaccaatccaaaggatggaggatcgaaccccgcctcgagcgactttgatttttcgttcatattcacatcatttcaaattttgtgttcttaactttctcgttgagagcagatgggaatcgaacccagaaccattcgcttacaaagcgaacaccgtaaccagtcagccacggccgctccctctCTGAAATACTTTCTGTTTCAGCATTGAAATTcaacaaacaaagaaaaaaaagtcttcgAGCaacgcaaataaaaataattaggaTAATGTATCGCAAAAATGACAAGCGAGGTGATATAAAAAAACACTGCTCtggattattaattttaataaaaaaattcaggGATGATTATTAGGAAATAAATTTATCGTAATTTTACAAAAGGTAAAATCCATAACGCACGaatggttttgaaaatttactttaataaaaataaacgccGGCTATATCATGTATCAATTGCTTTATTTGAttctatttttccaattttaaaccACAACCACCTTTTCGCCACCAACTGGGACTGAGGCAACATGAACCGATCCTGGAGTGGCCGCAATCTGCTTCGAAACCGGCACAACAGTCTGGGCAAGTCCGTGATGGCCCCAGCCAGCTCCATACACACCTGCTCCGTAGGTTCCCCATGGCTGTCCCCATGGATAAGCGGCCTCATGTCCAAGGTTGGCCTGCACAACGGTCTTGTGTCCTCCGTACAGTCCTCCATACAGACCACCGTAGACGGAAGTCGCTGGCCATCCGGCACCGGACCAGGCTCCAGCATATGGGTAGGCGTTATGGCCCAGGTTGGCTTGGACTACGGTCTTGTGTCCTCCGTACAGGCCTCCATAGACAGAGGCCGCTGGCCAACTTGCGGACAGACCACTGGCATAAGGATAGCCGACATGTCCGTTCCAGTTGTTCCAGGAGTTCAAGCCATTGGCGTACGGCCAAGCCGACGGCAGATAGGATGCCTGCGATGCGACGGCCAGAGTGGTGAACAGGAGTGCGACGAAGATCTGCAATTGGGGTAAAATCGTTATTTGATGCCATTTTCGTTAGCAGTAAGTCCATATAGCTCACCTTCATTGTTACAGTTGGTTGACTTATTGTTGGCTTGATACTTGATGAGCTGCTAGAAAACTGTGACTCTTTTGGAACAAGCCTACCGTTTTTATAGGCCAACAAATTTGTGTCCTGATGTGGTAGAGTTTGGAACAATCGTTTTTGGCAAAGGATGTGATTTATGAATCATCAAGGAAATGGaagttcaatttcaaaattcaatcatCGATTGAAATCGTATAAATGAAGAGCAAAACTGGTCGTTGACATCATTCGCTTGCTATAGTCACTTAGTGAAGAACATCAgcaacttcaaaaatgaaggtaagattttaaaataaataagttttttttgactAACACTCTCATCCCACAGATCTTCATCGCCCTTTTCGCCGTTGCTCTGGCCGTTGTCGCCGCTGAGCCATCGTACGTGACCTCGGTGCTTCCCCAAGCGGTTCCAGTTCCGGTGAGCACCTCGGTGTGGCCACCCTATGGAGTGTACGGAAAGGGACTGGCTCAGCGTTATGCACCGGTGGCCAGCTATCCAGGTTACTCTGCAGGAGTGTACGGCGGTCTGCCAGTCTACGAGAACGCTTGGGGATACTCGGCACCGGTTGTGGGCGCTTACGGAAACGCCAAGCTCATCGATAATGGACTGTGGAACTACGGTGGATACGGTTATGGACACACCAACAAGTACTGGCTGTAAATTTGAGGAATAAATTGCATGACTACAAAATTTTTGGGTGGTGTCTTAGTTACTAGGCAAAGAATATCCAAATTACTagaattgaatttttattttaatcatttaaaattatttgcttATGGACATCGGTAAAGTTTGCGTTAAATTGTCATATATTTTTTGAGCCGTTTTAAATGATACAGAAGAACATAATTATGAAACTCAATGCAAATTTTCATTGTATATATTTGAACAAATTGTTCTTAATTCCAAAGGCCGGCTGTCCACCGAAGCGTGTAAGCAATACCCACATTGAGCAAGTTGTTatgttcaaataaatcaaattccaGCTAAATTAAGGCCCAACCTAGTCCGGTCGTACGACAAGCGCTGGTTGGCGATGTACGTACTGACCAGCCTCAACAGCGCACAGTGGATCCTCTTCGAACAAAggtgtgacaaa harbors:
- the LOC120429904 gene encoding uncharacterized protein LOC120429904, which codes for MKIFIALFAVALAVVAAEPSYVTSVLPQAVPVPVSTSVWPPYGVYGKGLAQRYAPVASYPGYSAGVYGGLPVYENAWGYSAPVVGAYGNAKLIDNGLWNYGGYGYGHTNKYWL
- the LOC120429910 gene encoding shematrin-like protein 1, coding for MKIFVALLFTTLAVASQASYLPSAWPYANGLNSWNNWNGHVGYPYASGLSASWPAASVYGGLYGGHKTVVQANLGHNAYPYAGAWSGAGWPATSVYGGLYGGLYGGHKTVVQANLGHEAAYPWGQPWGTYGAGVYGAGWGHHGLAQTVVPVSKQIAATPGSVHVASVPVGGEKVVVV
- the LOC128092996 gene encoding uncharacterized protein LOC128092996, giving the protein MKIFIALVAIALAVVAAEPSYVSSVLPQAVPVPVSTSVWPPYGVYGKGLSHRYAPVASYPGYSAGVYGGLPVYDNAWGYSAPVVGAYGNAKLIDNGLWNYGGYGYGHTNKYWL
- the LOC120429911 gene encoding shematrin-like protein 1, which translates into the protein MKIFVALLFTTLAVASQASYLPSAWPYANGLNSWNNWNGHLGYPYASGLSAGWPAASVYGGLYGGHKTVVQANLGHNAYPYAGAWSGAGWPATSVYGGLYGGLYGGHKTVVQANLGHEAAYPWGQPWGTYGAGVYGAGWGHHGLAQTVVPVSKQIAATPGSVHVSPVPVGGEKVVVV